In Pseudorasbora parva isolate DD20220531a chromosome 9, ASM2467924v1, whole genome shotgun sequence, the following proteins share a genomic window:
- the tbl1xr1b gene encoding F-box-like/WD repeat-containing protein TBL1XR1b: MSVSSDEVNFLVYRYLQESGFSHSAFTFGIESHISQSNINGALVPPAALISIIQKGLQYVEAEVSINEDGTLFDGRPIESLSLIDAVMPDVVQTRQQVYKDKLAQQQAAASSATPAAAAKNGENTANGDENGSHALSNHHSDMMEVDRAVEIPANKAMVLRGHESEVFICAWNPVSDLLASGSGDSTARIWNLSESTAGGSTQLVLRHCIREGGQDVPSNKDVTSLDWNSEGTLLATGSYDGFARIWTKDGNLASTLGQHKGPIFALKWNKKGNFILSAGVDKTTIIWDAHTGEAKQQFPFHSAPALDVDWQSNNTFASCSTDMCIHVCKLGQDRPVKTFQGHTNEVNAIKWDPTGNLLASCSDDMTLKLWSMKQDTCVHDLQAHSKEIYTIKWSPTGPGTNNPNANLMLASASFDSTVRLWDAERGACIHTLTKHQEPVYSVAFSPDGRHLASGSFDKCVHIWNTQSGALVNSYRGTGGIFEVCWNSTGDKVGASASDGSVCVLDLRK, encoded by the exons GCTTCTCCCACTCAGCGTTTACCTTTGGCATAGAGAGCCACATCAGCCAGTCCAACATCAACGGCGCTCTAGTGCCCCCTGCTGCCCTCATCTCCATCATCCAGAAAGGCCTGCAGTACGTGGAGGCTGAAGTCAGCATCAATGAG GACGGTACGCTGTTTGATGGGCGGCCAATCGAGTCGCTGTCATTGATTGATGCAGTGATGCCAGACGTGGTGCAAACGAGGCAGCAGGTGTATAAGGATAAGCTTGCTCAACAGCAAGCTGCAGCCTCCAGCGCCACGCCGGCCGCCGCTGCCAAGAACGGAGAGAACACGGCTAATGGAGACGAGAACGGATCTCACGCGCTGTCTA ACCACCACTCAGACATGATGGAGGTGGACAGGGCAGTGGAGATCCCAGCCAATAAAGCCATGGTGCTGCGGGGCCACGAGTCTGAGGTCTTCATCTGTGCTTGGAACCCTGTCAGCGACCTGCTTGCCTCTGG CTCTGGAGACTCGACTGCACGTATCTGGAACCTGAGCGAGAGCACCGCGGGAGGATCCACTCAGCTGGTGCTGCGCCACTGCATTCGGGAGGGGGGGCAGGATGTACCCAGTAACAAAGACGTCACCTCACTGGACTGGAAT AGTGAAGGAACACTTCTAGCCACCGGATCATATGATGGCTTTGCCAGGATATGGACTAAAGATG GTAATCTTGCCAGTACATTGGGGCAGCACAAAGGTCCTATATTTGCTTTAAAGTGGAACAAGAAAGGAAATTTTATTCTCAGCGCCGGTGTTGATAAG ACCACCATTATTTGGGACGCACACACAGGAGAGGCCAAACAGCAATTTCCATTCCATTCTG CTCCAGCTCTGGACGTGGACTGGCAGAGCAACAACACGTTTGCCTCCTGCAGCACGGACATGTGCATTCACGTGTGTAAACTGGGCCAGGACAGACCAGTCAAAACATTCCAGGGCCACACA AATGAAGTCAATGCAATCAAATGGGATCCAACAGGGAATCTTTTGGCCTCCTGCTCTGATGACATGACATTAAAA CTTTGGAGCATGAAACAGGACACTTGTGTTCATGACCTGCAAGCCCATAGTAAGGAGATCTACACCATCAAATGGAGCCCAACTGGTCCTGGAACCAACAACCCCAATGCCAACCTCATGCTGGCCAG CGCGTCGTTTGATTCAACAGTGCGTCTGTGGGACGCAGAGCGTGGCGCCTGCATCCACACACTGACCAAACACCAGGAGCCCGTCTACAGTGTGGCATTCAGCCCAGATGGGCGGCACCTGGCCAGCGGCTCCTTCGACAAGTGTGTCCATATCTGGAACACGCAG AGTGGTGCTTTAGTCAACAGCTACAGAGGGACGGGTGGCATTTTTGAAGTATGCTGGAACTCCACTGGGGACAAAGTGGGCGCAAGTGCATCAGACGGATCG GTTTGTGTATTAGACCTGAGGAAATGA